A genomic stretch from Canis lupus familiaris isolate Mischka breed German Shepherd chromosome 15, alternate assembly UU_Cfam_GSD_1.0, whole genome shotgun sequence includes:
- the C15H1orf216 gene encoding UPF0500 protein C1orf216 homolog has product MFAIRPGVAEGAQFLGAPPGGCQPELQPDSNLNFLASAKDANENWHGMPGQGEPVLMRSSSKLPSDNQAFQAPGLAEGEVRSPPEGEEIPRAKLEKMSGASTVCSPLEDNGYASSSLSTSSRGSSPEPACGTPRGPGPQDPLLPSVAQAVRQLQAQERYKEQEKEKHHVHLVMYRRLALLQWIRGLQHQLVDQQTRLQESFDTILDNRKELIRCLQQRVAPSGPQDQG; this is encoded by the coding sequence ATGTTTGCCATCCGGCCAGGGGTAGCCGAGGGGGCCCAGTTCCTTGGGGCCCCGCCTGGAGGATGTCAGCCTGAGCTCCAGCCAGACAGCAACTTGAACTTCTTGGCGAGTGCCAAAGACGCCAATGAGAATTGGCATGGGATGCCAGGCCAAGGGGAGCCCGTGCTGATGAGGAGCTCTTCCAAGCTGCCCTCTGACAACCAGGCCTTCCAGGCCCCTGGACTTGCCGAGGGGGAGGTGCGCAGCCCACCAGAAGGGGAGGAGATCCCTAGGGCCAAGCTCGAGAAGATGAGTGGGGCCAGCACCGTCTGCTCCCCCCTGGAGGACAATGGCTACGCCAGCAGCTCCCTGAGCACCAGCAGCCGAGGCAGCAGTCCTGAGCCCGCTTGCGGCACCCCTCGGGGCCCGGGCCCTCAGGATCCCCTTCTGCCCTCCGTGGCCCAGGCGGTGCGGCAGCTGCAGGCTCAGGAGCGCTACaaagagcaggagaaggagaagcaccACGTGCACTTGGTGATGTACCGTCGCCTGGCCCTGCTGCAGTGGATCCGCGGCCTGCAGCACCAGCTGGTTGACCAGCAGACCCGTCTGCAGGAGAGCTTCGACACCATCCTAGACAACCGGAAGGAGCTCATCCGCTGCCTCCAACAGAGGGTGGCCCCATccgggccccaggatcagggCTAA